One part of the Neodiprion virginianus isolate iyNeoVirg1 chromosome 3, iyNeoVirg1.1, whole genome shotgun sequence genome encodes these proteins:
- the LOC124301567 gene encoding synaptic vesicle glycoprotein 2C-like isoform X2 translates to MKKLQEEEQQLRTIEKSGDESASFERAMHLAGHGRYHVSLMLVCGLISIATGFQNSLSAYILPAAQCDLDLTSTEMGLLNAAIPLGGTLSAMLWGVVADATGRRHIMIWCLLIDGIVTLLSSLSQNFPILFILRFINGFVIGGPSTVIVSFLGEFHPEKTRATAICYLGMFWTISGIVLPGFAWIIIPLEFNVVVCGLVFNSWRLFVGILAIPSLVSAFLISKYPESPKFLISQGKHKKALQILREVFASNTGMQAHQYPVAVLTYDHHKSNDECNSIKATVSKMSEQLHQVFAPPLLKYTALISFIMFTNMFGGLGLGLWFPELFNRFEAYYKSHPNQTITVCELAHLREENLGLTNLQSVGHVHISSNFTSQIISIASNLTSISVDDTFEKCDSFVDDKVFINTIIMGLSCLLGNFASILLAGRLDRRIMPIATGVISGIAGVLIYFLRSSTQNLIVACLFSSLSSTANVVICSVIVDVFPTNVNSMAMCAATLAGRFGAIISNLLFGLLFKTSCEIPIFLIGGLVTCGGILGIYLPKNLVDVPEKNRRSFPIPQKNLPEDMEKQMFNLAG, encoded by the exons atgaaaaagttgCAGGAAGAAGAACAGCAATTGC GGACCATTGAAAAGTCCGGTGATGAATCGGCTAGCTTTGAACGGGCTATGCATTTGGCAG GCCATGGTCGATATCACGTATCGCTTATGCTTGTATGCGGGCTAATTTCGATTGCAACTGGTTTTCAAAATAGTTTAAGCGCGTACATACTACCAGCTGCGCAATGTGATCTTGATCTCACCTCTACTGAAATGGGATTACTCAACGCTGCAATTCCACTTG GAGGTACATTAAGCGCAATGTTATGGGGCGTCGTCGCGGATGCAACCGGTCGGAGGCATATTATGATATGGTGCCTGTTGATCGATGGCATTGTCACGTTACTCTCCAGCTTATCCCAAAATTTTCCTATACTATTTATACTTCGGTTTATCAATGGATTCGT gATAGGTGGACCTTCAACGGTAATAGTTTCATTCCTTGGAGAATTTCATCCTGAAAAAACGAGAGCTACGGCTATTTGTTATCTCGGTATGTTCTGGACTATTTCAGGTATAGTTCTACCTG GTTTTGCGTGGATTATTATTCCTCTTGAATTTAACGTTGTGGTGTGCGGGCTCGTGTTTAACTCGTGGCGATTATTTGTTGGGATTTTGGCCATTCCCAGTTTGGTCTCCGCATTTCTCATATCAAAGTATCCCGAAAGTCCAAAATTCTTAATTTCCCAAGGGAAGCACAAAAAGGCGTTACAGATCTTGCGGGAAGTTTTCGCTTCAAACACTGGTATGCAAGCACATCAATATCCG GTTGCGGTACTTACTTACGATCATCATAAATCTAACGATGAATGTAATTCTATAAAAGCAACTGTCAGCAAAATGTCGGAGCAGCTGCACCAAGTGTTTGCTCCTCCGTTACTGAAATATACAGCTTTGATTTCGTTTATCATGTTCACGAATATGTTTGG GGGCCTCGGGCTGGGCTTATGGTTTCCGGAATTGTTTAATCGGTTCGAAGCTTACTACAAGTCGCATCCTAACCAAACTATAACGGTATGCGAGCTGGCACATCTTCGAGAAGAAAATTTGGGACTCACAAACTTACAGTCCGTGGGACATGTACACATCAGTTCCAACTTCACGTCTCAGATTATTTCCATTGCCTCCAATTTGACATCAATATCCGTTGACGATACGTTTGAAAAATGCGACAGTTTCGTCGATGATAAAGTTTTCATCAACACGATAATAATGGGACTTAGCTGTCTACTGGGAAATTTCGCTTCTATTCTCTTAGCTGGACGTTTGGACCGCAGAATTATGCCGA TTGCCACAGGAGTGATTTCTGGAATAGCTGGAGTCCTGATCTACTTTCTTCGATCTTCGACACAGAATCTGATTGTTGCTTGCTTATTCTCTTCTCTCTCGTCAACGGCAAATGTTGTCATTTGTAGTGTCATAGTTGACGTCTTTCCAACTAATGTTAA TTCAATGGCTATGTGCGCTGCGACATTAGCCGGACGATTTGGCGCAATTATCAGCAATTTGTTGTTCGGCTTGCTATTTAAGACTAGCTGTGAAATTCCTATTTTTCTGATAGGAGGTCTCGTTACAT GTGGCGGAATCCTTGGAatatatttaccaaaaaatctGGTTGATGTTCCAGAAAAAAATAGGAGAAGCTTTCCAATCCCACAAAAAAATCTCCCGGAAGACATGGAGAAACAAATGTTCAATCTTGCAggctga
- the LOC124301567 gene encoding synaptic vesicle glycoprotein 2C-like isoform X1, with product MKKLQEEEQQLLFDYDGPSDSSSIAAVDFSGTIEKSGDESASFERAMHLAGHGRYHVSLMLVCGLISIATGFQNSLSAYILPAAQCDLDLTSTEMGLLNAAIPLGGTLSAMLWGVVADATGRRHIMIWCLLIDGIVTLLSSLSQNFPILFILRFINGFVIGGPSTVIVSFLGEFHPEKTRATAICYLGMFWTISGIVLPGFAWIIIPLEFNVVVCGLVFNSWRLFVGILAIPSLVSAFLISKYPESPKFLISQGKHKKALQILREVFASNTGMQAHQYPVAVLTYDHHKSNDECNSIKATVSKMSEQLHQVFAPPLLKYTALISFIMFTNMFGGLGLGLWFPELFNRFEAYYKSHPNQTITVCELAHLREENLGLTNLQSVGHVHISSNFTSQIISIASNLTSISVDDTFEKCDSFVDDKVFINTIIMGLSCLLGNFASILLAGRLDRRIMPIATGVISGIAGVLIYFLRSSTQNLIVACLFSSLSSTANVVICSVIVDVFPTNVNSMAMCAATLAGRFGAIISNLLFGLLFKTSCEIPIFLIGGLVTCGGILGIYLPKNLVDVPEKNRRSFPIPQKNLPEDMEKQMFNLAG from the exons atgaaaaagttgCAGGAAGAAGAACAGCAATTGC TTTTTGATTACGACGGTCCGAGCGATTCATCCTCAATTGCTG CTGTTGACTTTTCAGGGACCATTGAAAAGTCCGGTGATGAATCGGCTAGCTTTGAACGGGCTATGCATTTGGCAG GCCATGGTCGATATCACGTATCGCTTATGCTTGTATGCGGGCTAATTTCGATTGCAACTGGTTTTCAAAATAGTTTAAGCGCGTACATACTACCAGCTGCGCAATGTGATCTTGATCTCACCTCTACTGAAATGGGATTACTCAACGCTGCAATTCCACTTG GAGGTACATTAAGCGCAATGTTATGGGGCGTCGTCGCGGATGCAACCGGTCGGAGGCATATTATGATATGGTGCCTGTTGATCGATGGCATTGTCACGTTACTCTCCAGCTTATCCCAAAATTTTCCTATACTATTTATACTTCGGTTTATCAATGGATTCGT gATAGGTGGACCTTCAACGGTAATAGTTTCATTCCTTGGAGAATTTCATCCTGAAAAAACGAGAGCTACGGCTATTTGTTATCTCGGTATGTTCTGGACTATTTCAGGTATAGTTCTACCTG GTTTTGCGTGGATTATTATTCCTCTTGAATTTAACGTTGTGGTGTGCGGGCTCGTGTTTAACTCGTGGCGATTATTTGTTGGGATTTTGGCCATTCCCAGTTTGGTCTCCGCATTTCTCATATCAAAGTATCCCGAAAGTCCAAAATTCTTAATTTCCCAAGGGAAGCACAAAAAGGCGTTACAGATCTTGCGGGAAGTTTTCGCTTCAAACACTGGTATGCAAGCACATCAATATCCG GTTGCGGTACTTACTTACGATCATCATAAATCTAACGATGAATGTAATTCTATAAAAGCAACTGTCAGCAAAATGTCGGAGCAGCTGCACCAAGTGTTTGCTCCTCCGTTACTGAAATATACAGCTTTGATTTCGTTTATCATGTTCACGAATATGTTTGG GGGCCTCGGGCTGGGCTTATGGTTTCCGGAATTGTTTAATCGGTTCGAAGCTTACTACAAGTCGCATCCTAACCAAACTATAACGGTATGCGAGCTGGCACATCTTCGAGAAGAAAATTTGGGACTCACAAACTTACAGTCCGTGGGACATGTACACATCAGTTCCAACTTCACGTCTCAGATTATTTCCATTGCCTCCAATTTGACATCAATATCCGTTGACGATACGTTTGAAAAATGCGACAGTTTCGTCGATGATAAAGTTTTCATCAACACGATAATAATGGGACTTAGCTGTCTACTGGGAAATTTCGCTTCTATTCTCTTAGCTGGACGTTTGGACCGCAGAATTATGCCGA TTGCCACAGGAGTGATTTCTGGAATAGCTGGAGTCCTGATCTACTTTCTTCGATCTTCGACACAGAATCTGATTGTTGCTTGCTTATTCTCTTCTCTCTCGTCAACGGCAAATGTTGTCATTTGTAGTGTCATAGTTGACGTCTTTCCAACTAATGTTAA TTCAATGGCTATGTGCGCTGCGACATTAGCCGGACGATTTGGCGCAATTATCAGCAATTTGTTGTTCGGCTTGCTATTTAAGACTAGCTGTGAAATTCCTATTTTTCTGATAGGAGGTCTCGTTACAT GTGGCGGAATCCTTGGAatatatttaccaaaaaatctGGTTGATGTTCCAGAAAAAAATAGGAGAAGCTTTCCAATCCCACAAAAAAATCTCCCGGAAGACATGGAGAAACAAATGTTCAATCTTGCAggctga